Proteins found in one Micromonospora sp. WMMD1082 genomic segment:
- the gndA gene encoding NADP-dependent phosphogluconate dehydrogenase, whose product MADRATAQIGVTGLAVMGRNLARNLARNGFTVAVHNRSPERTRALVAEHGDEGTFVPAESLADFVAALERPRAVIIMVKAGGPTDAVIDELVPLLEEGDIIIDCGNAHFADTRRREEALRAHGLHFVGTGVSGGEEGALWGPSIMPGGSVESYRKLGPIFEKIAAQVEGVPCCQHVGPDGAGHFVKMVHNGIEYADMQLIAEAYDLLRAGLGATPSEIAEIFREWNSGELESFLIEITADVLAHTDAATGEAFVDVVQDRAEQKGTGRWTVQIALDLGIPITGIAEATFARSLSGHVGQREAAARAFTDTGEKWQVTDRETFIEDVRQALLASKIVAYAQGFDQIRAGSTEYDWGIDLGATASIWRGGCIIRARFLDRIRQAYDAQPELPTLLVAPWFADTVRDGVPSWRRVVAEAARAGVPAPAFASSLAYFDALRAERLPAALIQGLRDNFGAHTYRRTDRDGSFHTLWATPDRAEVEA is encoded by the coding sequence ATGGCGGATCGGGCGACGGCGCAGATCGGTGTGACCGGGCTGGCGGTGATGGGCCGCAACCTGGCCCGCAACCTGGCCCGCAACGGCTTCACCGTGGCGGTGCACAACCGCTCGCCGGAGCGGACCCGGGCGCTGGTGGCGGAGCACGGTGACGAGGGCACCTTCGTCCCGGCGGAGTCCCTGGCGGACTTCGTCGCCGCGCTGGAACGCCCCCGCGCGGTGATCATCATGGTGAAGGCCGGCGGGCCCACCGACGCGGTGATCGACGAGCTGGTGCCGCTGCTGGAAGAGGGCGACATCATCATCGACTGCGGCAACGCGCACTTCGCCGATACCCGGCGCCGGGAGGAGGCGCTGCGCGCCCACGGGCTGCACTTCGTCGGCACCGGTGTCTCCGGTGGCGAGGAGGGCGCGCTGTGGGGGCCGAGCATCATGCCGGGCGGGTCGGTCGAGTCGTACCGCAAGCTCGGGCCGATCTTCGAGAAGATCGCGGCGCAGGTCGAGGGCGTGCCCTGCTGCCAGCACGTCGGGCCGGACGGCGCCGGGCACTTCGTCAAGATGGTCCACAACGGCATCGAGTACGCCGACATGCAGCTCATCGCCGAGGCGTACGACCTGCTGCGGGCCGGGCTGGGCGCGACCCCGTCGGAGATCGCGGAGATCTTCCGGGAGTGGAACTCCGGTGAGCTGGAGTCCTTCCTGATCGAGATCACCGCCGACGTGCTGGCGCACACCGACGCCGCCACCGGCGAGGCGTTCGTGGACGTGGTGCAGGACCGGGCCGAGCAGAAGGGCACCGGCCGGTGGACCGTCCAGATCGCCCTCGACCTGGGCATTCCGATCACCGGCATCGCCGAGGCGACCTTCGCCCGGTCGCTGTCCGGGCACGTCGGTCAGCGCGAGGCCGCGGCGCGGGCGTTCACCGACACCGGGGAGAAGTGGCAGGTCACCGACCGCGAGACCTTCATCGAGGACGTACGCCAGGCGCTGCTGGCCTCGAAGATCGTCGCGTACGCGCAGGGCTTCGACCAGATCCGGGCCGGCAGCACCGAGTACGACTGGGGCATCGACCTGGGCGCCACCGCGTCCATCTGGCGGGGCGGCTGCATCATCCGGGCCCGCTTCCTGGACCGCATCCGGCAGGCGTACGACGCGCAGCCGGAGCTGCCCACCCTGCTGGTGGCCCCGTGGTTCGCCGACACCGTGCGCGACGGCGTGCCGAGCTGGCGACGGGTGGTGGCCGAGGCGGCCCGGGCCGGGGTGCCGGCGCCCGCGTTCGCCTCGTCGTTGGCCTACTTCGACGCGCTCCGCGCGGAGCGGCTGCCGGCCGCCCTCATTCAGGGCCTGCGGGACAACTTCGGCGCGCACACCTACCGCCGTACCGACCGCGACGGCTCCTTCCACACCCTCTGGGCGACGCCCGACCGCGCCGAGGTCGAGGCCTGA
- a CDS encoding PHP domain-containing protein, with product MGHGHEHHHDHASAAGTDVPPALDLSIPDAELPPGDLNRRGFLRNAGLLGAGAATTVLASGTPALAGGHGHGGDHGHGPGGDHGTTGGFRWLAGDHHIHTQYSSDAMYRVIDQAKHARAYGLDWMVVTDHGSATHAKIGVEKVNPDIVAARARLKDLLIYQGLEWNIPAAEHATVFVHPGRNEVAVLKEFENSFDGSVRNAGDNTPANEALAVAGIKFLGEAVRKRRVEGALFLANHPARRGIDSPHEIRAWRDADPSVAIGMEGAPGHQAAGLPRESGGRARGYYDNSPSANSFPGYPLESYRTWGGFDWMTSTVGGLWDSLLAEGRAWWISANSDSHVNYLDTSQRGPGSDFDLNGRYNDPVYGPLITDAGDYWPGQYSRTHVGASGFSYRAVMDGLRAGRVWVDHGGLIKGLDVRARIAGDRRGNSGTPLGGVLRVKRGTSVEVTIDVDLADIPNWSQFLPALARVDVIAGRVTGPVADQDAFTAPDTRVVKSFEVTRKTGRVSFSYSFGRVDRPFYLRVRGTDGKRSQPGLMGAAVDPFGPALDVPGAADPWEDLWFYANPIWVLPQ from the coding sequence ATGGGCCACGGCCACGAGCACCATCACGATCACGCCTCCGCCGCCGGTACCGACGTACCCCCGGCGCTCGACCTGTCCATCCCCGACGCGGAACTGCCGCCGGGCGACCTCAACCGGCGCGGCTTCCTGCGCAACGCCGGCCTGCTCGGTGCCGGCGCGGCCACCACCGTGCTGGCCTCCGGCACGCCCGCGCTGGCGGGCGGCCACGGCCACGGCGGCGACCACGGCCACGGGCCCGGCGGCGACCACGGCACGACCGGCGGGTTCCGCTGGCTCGCCGGCGACCACCACATCCACACGCAGTACAGCTCGGACGCCATGTACCGGGTGATCGACCAGGCCAAGCACGCCCGGGCGTACGGCCTGGACTGGATGGTGGTCACCGACCACGGCAGCGCGACCCACGCGAAGATCGGCGTGGAGAAGGTCAACCCGGACATCGTCGCCGCCCGCGCCCGGCTCAAGGACCTACTCATCTACCAGGGCCTGGAGTGGAACATCCCGGCGGCCGAGCACGCCACCGTCTTCGTCCACCCGGGACGCAACGAGGTCGCCGTGCTCAAGGAGTTCGAGAACTCCTTCGACGGCAGCGTGCGCAACGCCGGCGACAACACCCCGGCCAACGAGGCGCTCGCCGTCGCCGGCATCAAGTTCCTCGGCGAGGCGGTCCGCAAGCGCCGCGTGGAGGGCGCGCTCTTCCTGGCCAACCACCCGGCCCGCCGGGGCATCGACTCCCCGCACGAGATCCGGGCCTGGCGGGACGCCGACCCGAGCGTCGCCATCGGCATGGAGGGCGCTCCCGGCCACCAGGCCGCCGGCCTGCCCCGCGAGAGCGGCGGCCGGGCCCGTGGCTACTACGACAACAGCCCGTCGGCCAACTCGTTCCCCGGCTACCCGCTGGAGAGCTACCGCACCTGGGGCGGGTTCGACTGGATGACGTCGACCGTCGGCGGGCTCTGGGACAGCCTGCTCGCCGAGGGGCGCGCCTGGTGGATCAGCGCCAACTCCGACTCACACGTCAACTACCTGGACACCTCGCAGCGGGGGCCGGGCAGCGACTTCGACCTCAACGGCAGGTACAACGACCCGGTCTACGGGCCGCTGATCACCGATGCCGGCGACTACTGGCCGGGCCAGTACAGCCGCACCCACGTCGGGGCGAGCGGCTTCAGCTACCGGGCGGTGATGGACGGCCTGCGCGCCGGCCGCGTCTGGGTGGACCACGGTGGTCTGATCAAGGGCTTGGACGTCCGCGCCCGCATCGCCGGTGACCGGCGCGGCAACTCGGGTACGCCGCTCGGCGGCGTGCTGCGGGTCAAGCGCGGCACCTCCGTCGAGGTGACCATCGACGTCGACCTGGCCGACATCCCGAACTGGTCGCAGTTCCTGCCGGCGCTCGCCCGCGTCGACGTGATCGCCGGCCGGGTGACCGGTCCGGTCGCCGACCAGGACGCCTTCACCGCCCCGGACACCAGGGTGGTGAAGTCCTTCGAGGTGACCAGGAAGACCGGCCGGGTCTCGTTCAGCTACTCCTTCGGCCGGGTGGACCGGCCGTTCTACCTGCGGGTCCGCGGCACGGACGGCAAGCGCAGCCAGCCCGGCCTGATGGGCGCGGCGGTCGACCCCTTCGGCCCGGCGCTGGACGTCCCCGGGGCCGCCGACCCGTGGGAGGACCTCTGGTTCTACGCGAACCCGATCTGGGTCCTGCCGCAGTGA
- a CDS encoding energy-coupling factor transporter transmembrane component T, whose product MINLEPIARPDAPLARRNPVAKLAAALLFAFPLMATLDPVAPALAIAVELAVLPLFGLRPAVLARRAWPLLAAAGGVLVTMVLFAADRSGRVLLDAGPVVVTSGVLITALGLVLRLFAVALPGVIVFATTDPTDLADALVQNARAPARFAIGALAAFRLVPLLGQEWQTIGMARRARGVEAGRNPVAKLRLFVSTAFTLLVGAIRRGTRLAVAMDARGFDSGLPRTVARRQYFGPADWLLVVGATALAGAALAVSVAVGAFRPLLG is encoded by the coding sequence GTGATCAACCTGGAGCCGATCGCCCGGCCGGACGCGCCGCTGGCCCGGCGCAACCCGGTGGCCAAGCTGGCGGCGGCCCTGCTGTTCGCGTTCCCGCTGATGGCGACGCTGGATCCGGTCGCGCCGGCCCTCGCGATCGCCGTGGAACTCGCGGTACTGCCCCTGTTCGGCCTGCGCCCCGCCGTGCTGGCGCGCCGGGCCTGGCCGCTGCTGGCCGCCGCCGGCGGCGTCCTGGTCACCATGGTGCTCTTCGCCGCCGACCGGTCGGGGCGCGTCCTGCTCGACGCGGGACCGGTCGTGGTGACCTCGGGGGTGCTGATCACCGCGCTCGGCCTGGTGTTGCGGCTGTTCGCGGTCGCGCTGCCCGGGGTGATCGTCTTCGCCACCACCGACCCGACCGACCTGGCCGACGCCCTGGTGCAGAACGCCAGGGCACCGGCCCGGTTCGCGATCGGCGCGTTGGCGGCGTTCCGGTTGGTGCCGCTGCTCGGGCAGGAGTGGCAGACGATCGGGATGGCCCGCCGGGCGCGCGGCGTGGAGGCGGGCCGCAACCCGGTGGCGAAACTGCGGCTGTTCGTCTCGACCGCGTTCACGCTGCTGGTCGGGGCGATCCGGCGAGGAACCCGGCTCGCGGTGGCGATGGACGCCCGTGGCTTCGACTCCGGCCTGCCCCGCACGGTCGCCCGCCGGCAGTACTTCGGTCCGGCCGACTGGCTGCTCGTCGTCGGCGCGACCGCGCTGGCCGGTGCCGCGCTGGCGGTCAGCGTCGCGGTCGGCGCCTTCCGCCCGCTGCTCGGCTGA
- a CDS encoding ABC transporter ATP-binding protein gives MGGLWVRGFGWRHAGRRAWAVRGVDLRVERGERVLLLGPSGAGKSTLLAALAGLLPEDSGEQEGSVEIGGLDPRQARDRVGIVFQDPETQLVMARCGDDVAFGLENRGVPAGEIWPRVDEALHRVGFPYHRDRPTAALSGGEQQRLALAGVLALRPELLLLDEPTANLDPAGAALIRAALTRAVDADTTLILVEHRVAEALPLVDRVIVLAPGGGVRADGTPEAVFGRHGDALAAEGVWVPGREIPARRATTPTGEVLLTAEQLGHPPRLTPTDLTVRAGEALAVLGPNGAGKSTLALLLGGLLRPDSGRPGSGRLVASAELAGADAGKPPHRWRAPALARRIGSVFQDPEHQFVTGTVFDELALGPRRTGAPEAAVRERVDALLDRLRLTTLAAANPYTLSGGEARRLSVATALATAPRLLICDEPTFGQDRRTWRELVDLFADLRDAGHGLVTVTHDAEFVAALADRTLTLDRTPAPPPPPGTAAPPGTAVTASDGDRPEQR, from the coding sequence ATGGGTGGGTTGTGGGTGCGGGGGTTTGGGTGGCGGCATGCGGGGCGGCGGGCCTGGGCGGTACGCGGGGTGGATCTGCGTGTCGAACGGGGCGAGCGGGTGCTGCTGCTGGGGCCCTCGGGGGCGGGGAAGAGCACCCTGCTCGCGGCGCTGGCCGGGCTGCTGCCGGAGGACTCCGGCGAGCAGGAGGGCAGCGTCGAGATCGGCGGGCTCGACCCGCGACAGGCCCGCGACCGGGTCGGCATCGTCTTCCAGGACCCGGAGACCCAGCTGGTGATGGCCCGGTGCGGCGACGACGTCGCGTTCGGCCTGGAGAACCGGGGCGTACCGGCCGGGGAGATCTGGCCGCGCGTCGACGAGGCGCTGCACCGGGTCGGCTTCCCGTACCACCGTGACCGGCCCACGGCGGCGCTCTCCGGCGGCGAACAGCAGCGGCTCGCGCTGGCCGGGGTGCTCGCCCTGCGCCCGGAACTACTGCTGCTCGACGAGCCGACCGCGAACCTCGACCCGGCCGGGGCGGCCCTGATCCGCGCCGCGCTCACCCGGGCGGTGGACGCCGACACCACGCTGATCCTGGTCGAGCACCGGGTCGCCGAGGCGCTGCCGCTGGTCGACCGGGTGATCGTGCTGGCCCCCGGTGGCGGCGTCCGCGCGGACGGCACCCCCGAGGCGGTCTTCGGCCGGCACGGCGACGCGCTCGCCGCCGAGGGGGTCTGGGTGCCCGGCCGGGAGATCCCCGCGCGCCGGGCCACCACGCCGACCGGCGAGGTGCTGCTCACCGCGGAACAGCTCGGCCACCCGCCCCGGCTCACCCCCACCGACCTGACCGTACGCGCCGGTGAGGCGCTCGCCGTCCTCGGCCCGAACGGCGCCGGCAAGTCCACCCTCGCGTTGCTGCTCGGCGGGCTGCTGCGACCGGACAGCGGACGACCGGGCAGCGGGCGACTGGTGGCCAGCGCCGAGCTGGCCGGGGCCGATGCCGGTAAACCCCCGCACCGCTGGCGGGCGCCCGCGCTGGCCCGCCGGATCGGCTCGGTGTTCCAGGACCCCGAGCACCAGTTCGTCACCGGCACGGTCTTCGACGAACTGGCGCTCGGTCCACGACGTACCGGAGCACCCGAGGCGGCGGTCCGGGAGCGGGTGGACGCGCTGCTGGACCGGCTGCGGCTGACCACGCTCGCCGCCGCCAACCCGTACACCCTCTCCGGTGGGGAGGCGCGGCGGCTTAGCGTGGCGACCGCCCTGGCCACCGCGCCCCGCCTGCTGATCTGTGACGAACCCACCTTCGGCCAGGACCGGCGGACCTGGCGGGAACTGGTGGACCTCTTCGCGGACCTCCGCGACGCCGGGCACGGCCTGGTCACGGTCACCCATGACGCCGAGTTCGTGGCCGCGCTGGCCGATCGCACGCTGACCCTCGACCGCACACCGGCACCGCCCCCGCCCCCCGGCACGGCAGCGCCCCCCGGCACGGCAGTGACCGCATCCGACGGCGACCGGCCGGAGCAGCGGTGA
- a CDS encoding ECF transporter S component, translated as MKTTDSNRWRTIDIVVASVIAVAFGVIFWAWGLVWSATDAAFSFFPPAQTLIYGVWLVPAVLGGLIIRKPGAALYCELLAAIVSALLGSQWGGIVLLQGLMQGVGAELAFAAFRYRSYRLPIAVLAGALTGLSAAIFDFVYWNAGRDIATYRIPYALLTIVSATVIAGAGAHALTRALARTGALDRFPAARTRTPI; from the coding sequence GTGAAGACCACCGACAGCAACCGCTGGCGCACCATCGACATCGTCGTGGCCTCGGTCATCGCCGTCGCCTTCGGCGTCATCTTCTGGGCCTGGGGCCTGGTCTGGAGTGCCACCGACGCCGCCTTCAGCTTCTTCCCGCCGGCGCAGACGCTCATCTACGGCGTCTGGCTGGTACCAGCCGTCCTCGGCGGCCTGATCATCCGCAAGCCCGGTGCCGCGCTGTACTGCGAACTGCTGGCGGCGATCGTCTCGGCACTGCTGGGCAGCCAGTGGGGCGGCATCGTGCTGTTGCAGGGCCTGATGCAGGGCGTCGGTGCCGAGTTGGCGTTCGCCGCCTTCCGGTACCGCTCGTACCGACTGCCGATCGCCGTGCTGGCCGGTGCGCTGACCGGTCTCAGCGCGGCGATCTTCGACTTCGTCTACTGGAACGCCGGACGCGACATCGCGACCTACCGCATCCCGTACGCGCTGCTCACCATCGTCAGCGCCACGGTGATCGCCGGCGCCGGCGCCCACGCCCTCACCAGGGCACTCGCCCGCACCGGCGCCCTCGACCGCTTCCCCGCCGCCCGCACCCGCACCCCCATCTAA
- a CDS encoding permease produces the protein MGSVEILAALLVLLIIFRDPLAGALDDSRLQTWTTVFVSIMVQAVPFLVFGVLLSAVIAVFVPRSFWARALPRHPALAVPAASAAGVVLPGCECGSVPIAGSLIRRGVTPAAALAFLLAAPAVNPIVLTATAVAFPNNPEMVLARGVASLVVAMVMGWLWLRLGRTEWIRMPRRPELDDASRGRAFWAAVRHDVTHAGGFLVLGAMAAASINVLVPERWLQTLADNAWLSILALALLAVLLSLCSEADAFVAASLSQFSLTSRLVFLVVGPMVDLKLVSMQAGVFGRRFAFRFAPTTFAVALLVATGAGAVLL, from the coding sequence ATCGGCTCGGTCGAGATCCTGGCGGCGCTGCTGGTCCTGCTGATCATCTTCCGTGATCCGCTGGCCGGGGCACTGGACGATTCACGCCTGCAGACCTGGACCACCGTCTTCGTCTCGATCATGGTGCAGGCGGTGCCGTTCCTGGTCTTCGGGGTGCTGCTCTCCGCCGTGATCGCGGTCTTCGTACCCCGGTCGTTCTGGGCGCGGGCGCTGCCCCGGCATCCGGCCCTGGCGGTGCCGGCGGCCAGCGCGGCCGGGGTGGTGCTGCCGGGCTGCGAGTGCGGGTCGGTGCCGATCGCCGGTTCGCTGATTCGGCGGGGCGTCACGCCGGCCGCCGCGCTGGCCTTCCTGCTCGCCGCCCCGGCGGTCAATCCGATCGTGCTCACCGCCACCGCGGTCGCCTTTCCGAACAACCCCGAGATGGTCCTCGCCCGCGGCGTCGCCAGTCTCGTCGTGGCGATGGTCATGGGCTGGCTCTGGCTGCGGCTCGGGCGCACCGAGTGGATCAGGATGCCGCGCCGGCCGGAGCTGGACGACGCCTCCCGGGGCCGGGCCTTCTGGGCCGCGGTCCGCCACGACGTGACCCACGCCGGTGGCTTCCTGGTGCTCGGCGCGATGGCCGCCGCCAGCATCAACGTGCTGGTACCGGAGCGGTGGTTGCAGACCCTCGCCGACAACGCCTGGTTGTCGATCCTCGCGCTGGCGCTGCTCGCCGTGCTGCTCTCGCTCTGCTCGGAGGCGGACGCCTTCGTCGCGGCCTCGCTGTCGCAGTTCTCCCTCACGTCCCGACTGGTCTTCCTGGTGGTGGGGCCGATGGTCGATCTCAAGCTCGTCTCGATGCAGGCCGGCGTCTTCGGCCGCCGGTTCGCCTTCCGGTTCGCGCCGACCACGTTCGCGGTGGCCCTGCTGGTGGCCACCGGAGCCGGGGCGGTGCTGCTGTGA
- a CDS encoding TIGR03943 family protein: MNRQAQAVVLLLLGGAVIRASVTDLYLRYVKEGLRPFLIAAGVLLIAAAIMTLWYELRPAAPRALAPAGAGDPAAGSGPDHDGHDGHGHAHHEPRVGWLLILPVLGLLLVAPPALGSYAAGQAGTALGSQQQSDYPPLPEGDPVQVSVLDYASRALFDRGASIGDRRVQLTGFITTGADGQPILARMVLSCCAADGRPIKLGLTGDVPAGLPDDSWVEVTGRYTDRLGRDPVNDAEIPYLEVESWRQVPVPKRPYD; the protein is encoded by the coding sequence GTGAACCGGCAGGCGCAGGCGGTGGTCCTGCTGCTGCTCGGCGGCGCGGTGATCCGGGCCAGCGTCACCGACCTCTACCTGCGGTACGTCAAGGAAGGGCTGCGCCCGTTCCTGATCGCCGCCGGCGTGCTGCTGATCGCCGCCGCGATCATGACGCTCTGGTACGAGCTGCGCCCGGCCGCCCCCCGCGCGCTCGCCCCGGCCGGCGCCGGTGACCCGGCGGCCGGCTCCGGCCCGGATCACGACGGGCACGACGGGCATGGGCACGCCCATCACGAGCCGCGGGTCGGCTGGCTGCTCATCCTGCCCGTGCTCGGTCTGCTGCTGGTCGCCCCGCCGGCCCTCGGGTCGTACGCGGCGGGTCAGGCCGGCACCGCGCTCGGCTCCCAGCAGCAGTCGGACTACCCGCCGCTGCCCGAGGGCGACCCGGTGCAGGTCAGCGTCCTCGACTACGCCTCGCGGGCGCTGTTCGACCGGGGCGCCTCGATCGGCGACCGGCGGGTGCAGCTCACCGGCTTCATCACCACCGGCGCGGACGGCCAGCCGATCCTGGCCCGGATGGTGCTGTCCTGCTGCGCCGCCGACGGTCGGCCGATCAAGCTGGGGCTCACCGGCGACGTACCGGCCGGGCTGCCCGACGACAGCTGGGTGGAGGTGACCGGCCGCTACACCGACCGGCTCGGCCGGGATCCGGTCAACGACGCCGAGATCCCCTACCTTGAGGTCGAGTCCTGGCGGCAGGTGCCCGTCCCCAAGCGCCCGTACGACTGA
- a CDS encoding alpha/beta fold hydrolase, which yields MRIDARGLRFDVTAGGPEQGEPVLLLHGFPQHSGEWAGVLPALHAAGLRTYALDQRGYSPQARPTQVEAYRLGELVADATAVLDALGVTAAHVVGHDWGAVVGWALAAAHPGRVRTLTAVSVPHPAAMAHALTNDPQQKARSAYMLLFRRPVVAERTLLALGGAGLRRLLQGVGDAARVAAYADPMREPGALTATLNWYRAMSRTDLAATGPVGVPTTFVWSDRDVAIGRVAAEACAAQVTGDYRFVELAGVTHWIPDEAPAPLAEAILARVRRDS from the coding sequence ATGCGCATCGATGCCCGAGGTCTGCGTTTCGACGTCACCGCCGGCGGCCCGGAGCAGGGCGAACCGGTGCTGCTGCTGCACGGATTTCCGCAGCACTCGGGCGAGTGGGCGGGTGTGCTGCCCGCCCTGCACGCCGCGGGTCTGCGCACCTACGCGCTGGACCAGCGGGGCTACTCGCCGCAGGCCCGGCCCACGCAGGTCGAGGCGTACCGGCTGGGTGAGCTGGTCGCCGACGCGACGGCCGTGCTGGACGCCCTCGGCGTGACCGCCGCACACGTGGTCGGGCACGACTGGGGCGCCGTCGTCGGCTGGGCGCTCGCCGCCGCCCACCCCGGCCGAGTGCGTACGCTGACCGCGGTCTCCGTGCCGCATCCGGCCGCCATGGCCCACGCGCTGACCAACGATCCACAGCAGAAGGCGCGCTCGGCGTACATGCTGCTGTTCCGGCGGCCCGTGGTGGCCGAGCGGACGCTGCTGGCGCTCGGCGGTGCCGGCCTGCGCCGGCTGCTGCAGGGGGTCGGGGACGCCGCGCGGGTGGCCGCGTACGCCGATCCGATGCGCGAGCCGGGCGCGCTGACCGCGACGCTCAACTGGTACCGGGCGATGTCCCGGACGGACCTGGCGGCGACCGGCCCGGTCGGGGTGCCGACCACCTTCGTCTGGAGCGACCGTGACGTGGCCATCGGGCGCGTCGCCGCCGAGGCGTGCGCCGCCCAGGTGACCGGGGACTACCGCTTCGTCGAACTGGCCGGGGTCACCCACTGGATCCCGGACGAGGCGCCGGCGCCGCTGGCCGAGGCGATCCTGGCCCGGGTACGCCGGGACTCCTGA
- a CDS encoding DUF6328 family protein: protein MSKETEKQRWQRNFADLLQELRVAQTGVQILFAFLLTLPFSNGFTRTTPFQRDVYIVALLAAAGATAMIISPVAFHRALFRQGRKPELVRFAHRMASAGLAFMLVAMVSSVLLITDFVLARPIAFLLSALTGLWFLTFWMVLPFTRRNWGDDDIDDDEDPSGLSQG, encoded by the coding sequence GTGTCGAAGGAGACCGAGAAACAGCGGTGGCAGCGCAACTTCGCCGACCTGCTGCAGGAGTTGCGGGTCGCGCAGACCGGTGTGCAGATCCTCTTCGCCTTCCTGCTCACCCTGCCGTTCAGCAACGGGTTCACGCGTACCACGCCGTTCCAGCGGGACGTCTACATCGTCGCGCTGCTCGCGGCGGCGGGCGCCACCGCGATGATCATTTCTCCGGTGGCCTTCCACCGGGCGCTGTTCCGGCAGGGGCGCAAGCCGGAACTGGTGCGTTTCGCCCACCGGATGGCCAGTGCCGGCCTCGCCTTCATGCTGGTCGCGATGGTGAGTTCGGTACTGCTGATCACCGACTTCGTGCTCGCCCGGCCGATCGCCTTCCTGCTCAGTGCCCTGACCGGCCTGTGGTTCCTGACCTTCTGGATGGTCCTGCCGTTCACCCGGCGCAACTGGGGCGACGACGATATCGACGACGACGAGGACCCGAGCGGGCTCTCCCAGGGCTGA
- a CDS encoding helix-turn-helix transcriptional regulator → MENSGRKPLRYHVAGEIRAHLGRQQISGAKLAQAIDRSEMYVSRRLNGRTSFDLDDLEKIADVLGVTVADLMPVTAATQR, encoded by the coding sequence ATGGAGAACTCAGGTCGCAAGCCGCTGCGCTACCACGTAGCCGGAGAGATCCGCGCCCACCTCGGCAGACAGCAGATCAGCGGCGCGAAGCTGGCCCAGGCCATCGACCGGTCAGAGATGTACGTCAGCCGACGCCTGAACGGCCGAACCTCATTCGACCTTGACGATCTGGAGAAGATCGCCGACGTGCTCGGCGTCACCGTCGCCGACCTGATGCCGGTAACTGCGGCTACCCAACGGTAG
- a CDS encoding helix-turn-helix transcriptional regulator has protein sequence MTHDVTLSQAVAAEIRAEMGRQQKSGRAVAEAMGVSHIYLSRRLTGKVSLTLADLEKVAAALGVPASTFLPSPATAAAA, from the coding sequence ATGACCCACGACGTAACGCTCTCGCAGGCGGTCGCCGCCGAGATTCGAGCCGAGATGGGTCGGCAGCAGAAGAGCGGCCGAGCGGTCGCCGAGGCCATGGGCGTCTCGCACATCTACCTGTCGCGCCGACTCACCGGAAAGGTCTCGCTGACGCTGGCCGACCTGGAGAAGGTCGCCGCCGCGCTCGGCGTGCCCGCCTCCACCTTCCTTCCCTCGCCCGCGACGGCCGCCGCCGCGTGA
- a CDS encoding phage antirepressor N-terminal domain-containing protein: MTELVRIPFRGTELLAVDQAGRPHIVLKPALESIGVDYSGQLQRLRRRSWAGMGVTPIPTPGGIQQMVTVDVRTFLMLLATIDEKRVAEDARPLLIAYQQEIADVIERYWTQGGAINPRATEDQLATIIGRAEAQARVLRTLDGLVDPHWLEARARHVAARALGEEPEVNPADRPLTVGEYLSDRGVAGSTLRSLSSQFGKRLKGLYVAEHGTEPPSVERFVDGALRRVAGYTEADRPLFDAVWSALKVARP, encoded by the coding sequence GTGACCGAGCTGGTGCGCATCCCGTTTCGCGGCACCGAACTGCTGGCCGTCGACCAGGCCGGCCGGCCGCACATCGTGCTGAAGCCCGCCCTGGAATCGATCGGCGTCGACTACTCCGGCCAGCTTCAGCGGCTCCGCCGCAGGTCGTGGGCGGGCATGGGCGTTACGCCCATACCTACTCCCGGCGGCATCCAGCAGATGGTCACCGTCGACGTCCGCACCTTCCTGATGCTGCTCGCCACCATCGACGAGAAGCGCGTCGCCGAAGACGCCCGTCCCCTACTGATCGCCTACCAGCAAGAGATCGCCGACGTCATCGAGCGGTACTGGACGCAGGGTGGCGCGATCAACCCCCGCGCCACCGAAGACCAACTCGCCACGATCATCGGCCGCGCCGAGGCGCAGGCCCGCGTGCTCCGCACTCTCGACGGCCTGGTCGACCCCCACTGGCTGGAGGCGAGGGCCCGGCACGTCGCGGCCCGCGCCCTCGGCGAAGAGCCGGAGGTCAACCCGGCCGACCGGCCGCTGACGGTCGGCGAGTACCTGTCCGACCGGGGCGTGGCCGGGTCGACGCTGCGGTCCCTGTCCAGCCAGTTCGGTAAGCGGCTGAAGGGCCTGTACGTCGCCGAGCACGGTACGGAGCCGCCGTCCGTCGAGCGGTTCGTCGACGGGGCGTTGCGTCGGGTCGCTGGCTACACGGAGGCGGATCGGCCGCTGTTCGACGCGGTGTGGTCTGCGCTGAAGGTGGCTCGGCCGTGA